The genomic segment CCGCTCCCGCCGCGAGCGCCCCGTCGGCCCCCGCCGCCGAGCCCGAGGCTCCCACGGTGGCCTCCGACCCCGGCACCGCGAACCGCGTCGCGCAGGCCCAGGTGGACGCGCAAAAGGAGCAGGCCGGGCAGCCGACCGGGAGCACGGGCGGTGGAGGGGGCGGTGCCCAGGTCACCCTCCCCGACGTGGGAGACAACATCGAGCAGGGCACGGTCGTCACGGTCCTCGTCAAGGTGGGCGACACGATCCGAGAAGGCCAGGCCGTCATCGAGATCGAGACGGACAAGGCGGTCGTCGAGGTGCCCGCCAGCGCCGCCGGGACGGTGGAGGACGTGCGGGTGAAGGTGGGAGACAGCCTGAGCGTCGGCGGAGTCATCCTGACGCTGGCGGGGGGAGGCACACCCGCTGCCTCCCCCCGGCCAGCGCCCTCTCAACCCGCCCCCTCTCAACCCGCCCCCGGGGGGGACAGCACCGCCCAGATGAGCGACTCGCCCGGCGTGGTCGGCCCCTCCGCCGAGCCCGAGAGCTCCGCCGTGGCCGCCGACCCGAACACCGCGAACCGGGTCGCGCAGGCGCAGGTGGAGGCGCAAAAGGAGCAGGCCGCCACCCCCGGCCCGACCGTCGCCACCACCTCGCCCACCCCGCCCACCTTCGACGGGCGCCCGGTGCTGCCCGCCTCGCCGAGCGTGCGGCGCCTGGCCCGTGAACTCGGGGTGGACCTGCGCGGCGTCCAGGGCACTGGAACCGCCGGACGCATCAGTGAGGAGGACGTGCGGCAGAGTGCCGAGACGGCCCGTGCTCCCGCGCCGACATCTGCCCCCCAGCCCGCCCCGGCCCAGCCTGCCCCCGCTCCGGCCCAGGCTCCCGCCGCTCCCGCTGCCGCCCCCCTCCCCAACTTCGAGCGGTGGGGCACGGTACGCCGCGAGGACATGAGCGGCATCCGCAAGGCGACGATCCGCTCCATGACCGCCTCGTGGACGACCATTCCGATGGTCACGCACTTCGACAAGGCGGACGTGACCCGGATGGAGGAGACCCGCCGTCAGTTCGGGGCGCGGGTCGAGAAGGCGGGCGGCAAGCTCACGATGACCCACATCCTGATGAAGGTCGTGGCGAACGTGCTGCGCAGGCACCCCAAGTTCAACGCCTCGCTCGACCTCGCCGCCCAGCAGGTCGTGTACAAGGACTACGTCAACATCGGCGTGGCGGTGGACACCCCCCAGGGCCTGCTCGTCCCCGTCGTCAAGGACGCCGACCGCAAGAGCATCACCGAGATCGTGCTGGAGCTGAGCGACCTCGCCGCCAAGGCCCGCGACCGCAAGCTGAGCCCGGGCGAGATGCAGGGGGCGACCTTCACCATCTCCAACCTCGGCGGGATCGGCGGCCACGCCTTCACGCCCATCGTGAACGCGCCGGAGGTCGCCATCCTCGGCGTGTCGCGCGGCGGCTTCGAGCCGGTGTGGAACAAGGAGACGGGCACCTTCGAGCCACGCAACATGCTCCCGCTCTCGCTGACGTACGACCACCGCCTCATCGACGGGGCCGACGCCGCGCGCTTCGTGCGGGCGATCTGCGAGACGCTGGAAGACCCGTTCCTGATCAGCCTGTAGCGGAAAGCGGTCGACGAAAAGCCCCCGTCCGATGTGGCGGGGGTTTGGGTTGAGACTGAGCCCTACGAGTTCTTCGGGTCGCCGTCGCCCTGCACCGCCTCCTGAACCTCGGGGCGGACGCCGGGGGGGAGGTCGGCGGGGGTGGAGCCGAGGTGGGGGGGGACCTCCTGGGCGGGGGGCGTGTAGCCGGGGTTGGGGTCGACGGCCTCCCCCCTGCGCTCGGAGACGGTGAGGAGGCTGGCGTTCACACCGAGGCCCGCGGGAACCGTGGCGTCGAGGACGGCGCTGTCGAGGCCGGTGCCCACCGTCTGCGCGCCCGCGAACTCGGGGGCCTGAAGGCGGTGTTCCATCGCGCTGGGATCGCGGGTGGCGAGGTGGTCGAACTGTCCGGTCACCTCCTTGGGATCGGGCATCTCCACGGGCTCGTACTTGCTCTCGTTGGAACTGCTCACCCGGTCCTCGGCGGGCGTGCTCGTGTAGAAGGGCTGGGAGGTGTCCTTGGGGTCGGGAGCCTGGTAGCCCGTGTGGTCGTCCGGTCGCCCCGTCAGCTCGTTGACCGGCTCCCCGGTGGGAGGGCCGGGGGGGGCGTCGATCCGCCGTCCGTCGCCGTTGTTCGTCATGGGTCCAGTGTCCCGCGTGGCAGTGAGCGTCACATTCCGGCTTTCTTCAGGGTCGTGCCCGGCCCCGCTCAGAATCGCCAGGACCCCCGCGTGCCCCTCCTCCTGGGCGAGGTCCGCCGCGCCCTGCCCGCCCTCCGTCCGCGCCCCCGGGTCCGCCCCCACCGCGAGGAGCGCCTCCACCAGCACGGCACTCCCGTTCTGCGCCGCACCGAGCAGGGGCGTGAAGCCGCCGTGCTGGGGGGCGTTCACGTCCGCTCCCGCCGCGATCAGGCGAAGGGCGAGGGCCGTGTGATCCCCCGCGACGGCGGAGTGCAGGGGCCGGGCGCCCATCGCGTTCGTGCTCGCCCGGTTCACGTCCGCGCCCCGCGCCAGCAGTTCGGCGGCGACCTCCTCCCGCCCGAAGAAGGCGGCGAGACCCAGGGGCGTGAAGCCGTCGGGGCTGCTGGCGTCCGCGAGGTCGGGCTGGGCGTCAAGGTGCTCACGCAGGGCGGAGAGTTCCCCCGTCGCGGCGGCCTCGAAGACGGTGAGGGGCACGCCCGCCTCCCGCATCCGCTCGATCAGCAGCCGGGCCAGGTCGTGCTTCCCGTAGTACGTGGCGAAGAGGACGGGGGAGACGCCCAGCGGGCTCACGGCACGCAGGAGGGTAGGGTCACGGTCCAGCAGTGCGCGGACACTTCCCTCGTCGTTCGTCTGGAGGGCGGCGAAGAGGGCCTGCTCGGAGGAGGGGGGGGTCATGGGTTCATGCTAGGGGGAGAGGACCCGGCCCCTCACCTCACCCGCACCACCATCGCGATGCCCATTCCGCCCCCGATGCACAGGCTGGCGACGCCCGTCTCCTTGCCCTCCCGCCGCAGGGTGTGGATCAGGGTGGTCAGCACCCGCGCCCCCGACGCGCCGATGGGGTGGCCCAGCGCAATCGCCCCGCCCGTCAGGTTCACCCGCTCCGGGTCCACCCCCAGGTCCCGGATCACGGCGAGACTCTGCGACGCGAAGGCCTCGTTGAGTTCGAGGAGGTCCACGTCCGAGAGCGTCATCCCCGCCTTCTCCAGGGCGATGGGAACGGCTCGGGCCGGGCCGATCCCCATGATCGCCGGATCAACGCCGATGGCCGCGTAGCTGACGATCTTGGCCAGCACCGGCAGCCCGTTCGCCCCCGCGTACTCGTCGGTCGTCACGGTCAGCATCGCCGCTCCGTCGTTCAGGCCGCTCGCGTTCCCGGCGGTCACCGTGCCGTCCTTCTTGAAGGCGGACCTGAGCCCCGCGAGGGCCTCCAGGGTGGTGGCGCGCGGGTACTCGTCGGTGTCGAAGAGGGTGGGTCCCTTCTTGCCCGGCACCTCCACCGGCACGGTCTCTGCCCGGAAATGGCCCTGCTCGATGGCGTGGGCGGCGCGGTGCTGGGTGTCCAGCGCGAAGGCGTCCTGCTCCTCGCGGGTGAGGTTCCACCTCTGGGCGATGTTCTCGGCGGTGACGCCCATGTGCACGTCGTGGAAGGCGTCGGTCAGGCCTTCGGAGAGCATGGAATCGACGAGCTGAGCGTGCCCCAGCCGGTGGCCCTGCCGGGACCGGGGGAGGAGGTGGGGAGAGCGGCTCATGCTCTCGGTGCCGCCCGCGAGATAGAGCTTTCCGTCGCCCGAGCGGAGACCCTGCACGGCGCTGATCACTGCTTGGAGACCGGAGCCGCAGACGCGGTTCACCGTCAGCCCGGGGACGTGCTCGGGCAAGCCCGCCTTCACGGCGACCTGCCGGGCCACGTTCATGCCCTGCCCGGCCTGCAACACGTTGCCGACGATCACGTCCGCCACGTCGTCGCTGTTGACACCCTCCAGCACCGCCCTCGCCACCGTCACGCCGAGGTCGGCGGCGGGAACGTCGGCGAGAGAGCCCAGAAAGCTTCCTATCGGCGTGCGTCTGGCCGCCGTGATCACGATGTTGGTCATGCGCGCAGTCTAGCGAGTGGGCGTCACGGCGCCCGACCGGCCCGTAACGCCATGGTAATGGGGCGGCGGGAGCATCGTTGCGGGAGGACTTCGCCCCGACAAGGAGAACGCCATGACCACGACATCGATCCGAACCGTCCATGAACCCTGGCTCTCCCGCCTGCTCTTCGCCGACACGCGCCTCGCCCCCCTCTGGGCCGCCCTGCGCATCTACGTGGGGTGGCAGTGGCTGGAGGCGGGCTGGCACAAGGTCACCGACCCCGCCTGGGTGGGGTCCGGGGCCGGGACCGCCGTCGGCGGCTTCCTGCGCGGCGCCCTGGAGCGGGCGGGCGGGGAGCGGCCCTCGGTCTCGGGGTGGTACGCGTGGTTCATCGAGAACGTCGCGCTGCCGAACGCCACGCTCTTCTCGTACCTCGTGGCGTTCGGGGAAGTCGCGGTCGGCATCGCCCTGGTCCTGGGCCTGCTCACGGGCATCGCCGCCTTCTTCGGCGGGCTGATGAACGCGAACTTCCTGCTCGCGGGCACCCTCTCGAGTAACCCCCTCCTGTTCATCCTGGCGACGTGGCTGGTCCTCGGGTGGCGGGTGGCGGGGTGGTGGGGCCTCGACCGCTGGGTGCTGCCGCGCCTGGGGGTGGTCAGCTCGCCCGCCCCGGCGACCCGTCCCGCCGGGGGGAAGGCGGCGGGCCCCTCCTGACCGGCGGCGCTAGGCTCGGCCTATGGCCCGGCCCACCCCCGAGACGCGCGCCGCGTACCCCCACCCCCACCCCACCCCCACCCGCTGGGCGGACAACGACGTGTACGGCCACGTCAACAACGTCACCTACTACGCCTACTTCGACACCGCCGTGAACACCTACCTCGCCTCCCGTGGAGCGCTCGACCTTCGTGAGGGTGAGGTGATCGGCCTCGTCGTCGAGACGGGCTGCGCCTTCTTCGCCCCCGCCGCCTTTCCCGAGACGCTGAGCGTGGGCGTGCGGGTGGCGCACCTGGGCCGCAGCAGCGTCCGCTACGAACTCGCCGTCTTCCGGGAGGGGGAGGACGCCGCCTGCGCCCAGGGCCACTTCGTCCACGTCTACGTGAGCCGGGAGACCCGCCGCCCGACCGAGCTTCCCGACGTCTTCCGCGCCGCGCTGGAGGACCTGCGGGTGGGGTAGGACGGCCTCCCCGCCCGCCAGACCAGCCACATCAGCAGCGGTTGGAGGGGCAGCCGGGCCCACAGCGCCCACTCGGGCAGAGGCCGGAAACGTTCCGCGTTCCACGCCATCCCCACGTTTGCCGGAAAAACGGCGACGAGGAGCGCGAGCAGGCCGAGGCGGGCGCCGGGCCGGGTGGCCGGGTGCAGCAATCCCAGCCCGCCCGCGATCTCCGCCGCGCCGCTGACGAGGGTGGCCGTGCGGGCGGGCATCGGCACCCACGGCGGCACGATCCGGTCGAAGGGTTTGGGCCTCAGAAAGTGCAGCACCCCCGCGCCCACGAACAGGGCAGCGAGGGCGAGGAGGCCGGGGGTGGGGGAACGCCCCGCCTCCGGTCTGGGGTCCATGACAGGAGGCCGGACCCCTGGCCCGGCCCCCGAACGTCCCTTCACCTCAGCCCTGTTTGCTCGCGGGAACGCTGCGGGCCTCCTCCACGTCCTTTTTCTCCTTGCGCCCGTCGTGCTCGGTGTTGCGGGCGCCTCCCGCCTCGCGGTCGTTGGCCCCCTTGAAGGAGGGCTTGCCGCCCTTCTCGCGCTCGTGGACCTCCTGCTCATTGCGGCTGTACTCGCCGGGCTGGCTGGTGTGACCGCTGTTCTTGTCGTCCTTGTCTGGCATGGGGGTAGCCTGCCACGGCCATAGCCTCAGCCGGACGAGAGCCAGCCCAGGGGACGTTAAGGGACGGGGCGGCTCACAGGCGCGGCAGGGTCACGCCGGTCTGCTTCTGGTACTTGCCGCCCCGGTCCCCGTACGTGACCTCGGGCCGCTCGCCCTCGAAGAACAGGAGCTGCACGCAGCCCTCGAAGGCGTACATCTTGGCGGGCAGGGGCGTCGTGTTGGAGAACTCCAGCGTGACGTGGCCCTCCCAGCCGGGCTCGAGCGGGGTCACGTTGGCGACGATGCCTACACGCGCGTACGTGCTCTTGCCCAGCGCCACCACCATGACGTTTTCGGGGATCCGCATGTACTCCACGCTGCGGGCCAGGATGAAGCTATTGGGCGGGATGATGATCTGCGGGGCCTGGATGTCGATAAAAGCCCGCTCGTCAAACGCCTTGGGGTCCACGATGGTGTTGCCGTGCGCGTTTGTGAACACCTTCCACTCGTCGGCGCAGCGCAGGTCGTAGCCGAAGCTGCTCAGGCCGTAGCTGATGACGTGCCCGTTTTCCGCCGTGCGCACCAGACGGTCCTCGAAGGGCTCGATCATGCCCGCGCGGGCGAGGTCGCGGATGCGCCAGTCGGGGAGGATGCTCATGGGCCGCATGGTAGCGGGCGCGGAGGCGCTAGCCTGCACGCGTGAGGGTGGCAGTCATCGGCGACGTGCACGGCAACGCCTTCGCGCTGGGGGCCGTGCTCCGCGAGGTGGGGGAAGCGGCTCCCGATCTCGTCGTCAACCTCGGCGATCAGGTCGAGGGCTCGGCGGACCCCGCGCGGGCGGCGCTCATGCAGGCCGACCTCGCCGCGGCGGGGGCGCTGGAGGTGCGCGGCAACAACGAGGAGAAGCTGTGGCCGGGCGGGCGCCGCTCCCCGCTGAGCCGGCTGTACGGGGAGTGGCTGGAGGCGCACGTGGACGCGGTGGCGCTCGCCCGGCTGGCCGCCCTGCCCCTGAGCGCACGGGCCCTGGACGGCGCCCTCTTCGCCTGCCACGGCACGCCGCAGAGCCCCTGGGACAGCCTGCTGTGGGTGTGGCAGCCGCAGGAGGCGGGCGGGGGCTTCTACCGCGCCCGCGACCCCCGCGAGTTGCGCGCCCTCGTGGAGCCGCTGGGAGCCGAGGTCGTGCTGTGCGGGCACACCCACCGCCCCGGGGCGACCCGGGTGGGCGACACCCTCGTCGTGAATGCGGGCGCCGTGAGCGATCAGGTGGACGGGGACCCCCGCGCCCGCTGGACGCTGCTCGACCTCCGCCGGAGCGGGTGGACGGTCGAGTTCCGGGCCACCCCGTACGACGTGGAGGCCGCCGTCCGCTGGTCTTGTGCCCACACACCGTTCGGGGACGGTCAGGCGGCGCTCCTGCGTTCGGGAACGTTCGACGTGCGGGAGGGGTGACGGGGCCAGACCCAGGGTACGCTGCTCCCATGCGCGGGATGGCGGGAGTGGTCGTGGGGCTGGCGCTCGGCTCGTCCGCCCTGGCCCAGGGGGCGGGGAGCGCGTGTCGGGAGCAGCCGGGCGTCCCGGCGTGGGCGGGCCCCGGCGTCTTCCGGGGAACCCTCGGCGGCCAGCCCGTCGCCCTGAGGCTCGGTCCAGGGGGCGACGGGCGGGAGGCGCGGTACTTCTACGAACGCCGGGGTGTGAACATCGCCCTGGTGCCGACCCGGTGGCGGGAGACCCTGCTCCTGCGGGAGGAGGTCTGGACGCTCTCGGGCACGAAGGTCACCGGCTGCCTGCGTCTGGAGCGGGACGGAAAGGGGCTGCGGGGCGACTGGACCGGCCCGGACGGGGTGAGGACCCTGCCCGTCGCCCTCGCCCCCCTCGACGTGACGCGCCTGCCCCTCAACCTCCCCGCTTCCCCTGGCCTGCGAAAGGTGCGAGGTTCCGACCCGCTCGCCTTTCTCAAGCTCAACCGGGCGTGGGTGGGGGAGGCGGGGGGCTCACGCGTCCGGGAGCCGTTGAGCGGGCTGCGCTATCCGCGTGTGGTGGGCGGACCTGCCGCGCTCAACGCCGCCCTTCAGGACCGCCAGCTCGAACACGCCGCGAACGCCCTCGACTGCCGGGCGGGGCTGGCCGGGGCGGGGGAGGACGCCTACGAGCTGAGCGCGCGGGTCACCTTCCGCAGCCCCCACCTTCTGAGCGTGTTCGAGAGTGCCGGTTCCTTCTGCGGCGGCGCGCACCCCGACCATTTCGACGTGGGCCTGATCCTCGACCGCGCCACGGGCCGCCCCGTGCCCGTCACGGCGATCTGGCCGGGCCTGACGCCCGCACGCCTCGCCGCTCTGTACCTCGCACGCAGCGGTGCGGACGCCGAGTGCCGGGAGGTGCTGACGGGCCCCGACCTCACCCTCGCCGCCCACCTCACCCCGGGGGGACTGGCGCTGACGCCCACCAGCCTGCCGCACGTCGTGACGGCGTGCGCCGAGACAGTCACGGTTCCCTCCCCGGCGCTGCGTGCCGAGGCAGACCCGCGAGGCCTGTACTTCCGGGACCTCTACCCCCGCTGAGCCCAAAAAAGCGCCCCAGGTCCCCCCGGAGCGCCTGCCTGGACCCTCGCTTCAACCCTTGAGCTTGCGGGTGATCTCGACCTGGCGGCGGGCCTGGTGGCGGATGGAGGCCTTGTCCTCCTCGCTCAGCGGCTGGCCGCCCGCCGTGACGCTCGCGCCGTAGGGGTTGCCGCCCGAGGCGAAGATGGCGGGGTCGGTGTAGCCGGGGGGCACGATGATCGCGCCCCAGTGCGCCGCCATCACGTAGAGGGTCTGGAGGGTGGTCTCCTGCCCGCCGTTGGGGTTTTGCGCGCTCGTCATGCAACTGAAGGTCTTGTCGGCGAGCGCCCCCGACGCCCACAGCCCGCCCAGCGTGTCGATGAACACCCGGAGCTGGCTCGCCGAGCCGCCCCAGCGGGTGGGCGTGCTGATCATGATGGCGTCCGTGTTCTCCATGTCGGCGGGGGTCGCCTCCGGCACGTGCGCCGTGCGCTCCTGCTGGGCCTTCCAGGCGTCCTGGGAGTTGACGACCTCCTGCGGGGCCGTCTCGCGCGCCTTGACCACGCGCACCTCCGCCCCGGCCTCGCGGGCGGCCTCGGCGGCCACCTCCGCCATCTGGTGGTTTGTCCCGTAGGTCGAGTAGTAGAGGATCGTCATGCGGACCGGAGTCGGGTTCGTCATGGTCCCACCCTAACTCCCAGCCCCAGCCTATTCAACGTTAAATGATCGGTGAATCTCCCAAGGTCGAGCTTCGAGGCGGCGAGCATGACTCCCTCAGACCCGGATGGTCACGCGCGCGCCGTCGTCTTCAAGGTGCACGGAGTCGATGAAGCGCACGACGCGCGAGGCGTAGCCCATGACGAGGGTGTGGGTCCTGGCCCCACCGCCGAAGCGCCTCACCCCGCTCAGGAGTTCGCCGTAGGTGATGCCGGTCGCGCTGAAGACGATCTGCGAGCCGGGGGCGAGGTCGTTCGTCTTGTAGACGCGCTCCTCGTCCACGCCCATCGACCGGAAACGCTCCCGCATCGCGTCGTCCTCGGC from the Deinococcus planocerae genome contains:
- a CDS encoding 2-oxo acid dehydrogenase subunit E2, with the translated sequence MATEVKLPDVGDNIEQGTVVTVLVNPGDTVQEGQAIIEIETDKAVVEVPASQGGTVERVGVKVGDTVPVGGTILTLAGGDAAPAASAPSAPAAEPEAPTVASDPGTANRVAQAQVDAQKEQAGQPTGSTGGGGGGAQVTLPDVGDNIEQGTVVTVLVKVGDTIREGQAVIEIETDKAVVEVPASAAGTVEDVRVKVGDSLSVGGVILTLAGGGTPAASPRPAPSQPAPSQPAPGGDSTAQMSDSPGVVGPSAEPESSAVAADPNTANRVAQAQVEAQKEQAATPGPTVATTSPTPPTFDGRPVLPASPSVRRLARELGVDLRGVQGTGTAGRISEEDVRQSAETARAPAPTSAPQPAPAQPAPAPAQAPAAPAAAPLPNFERWGTVRREDMSGIRKATIRSMTASWTTIPMVTHFDKADVTRMEETRRQFGARVEKAGGKLTMTHILMKVVANVLRRHPKFNASLDLAAQQVVYKDYVNIGVAVDTPQGLLVPVVKDADRKSITEIVLELSDLAAKARDRKLSPGEMQGATFTISNLGGIGGHAFTPIVNAPEVAILGVSRGGFEPVWNKETGTFEPRNMLPLSLTYDHRLIDGADAARFVRAICETLEDPFLISL
- a CDS encoding ankyrin repeat domain-containing protein, with translation MTPPSSEQALFAALQTNDEGSVRALLDRDPTLLRAVSPLGVSPVLFATYYGKHDLARLLIERMREAGVPLTVFEAAATGELSALREHLDAQPDLADASSPDGFTPLGLAAFFGREEVAAELLARGADVNRASTNAMGARPLHSAVAGDHTALALRLIAAGADVNAPQHGGFTPLLGAAQNGSAVLVEALLAVGADPGARTEGGQGAADLAQEEGHAGVLAILSGAGHDPEESRNVTLTATRDTGPMTNNGDGRRIDAPPGPPTGEPVNELTGRPDDHTGYQAPDPKDTSQPFYTSTPAEDRVSSSNESKYEPVEMPDPKEVTGQFDHLATRDPSAMEHRLQAPEFAGAQTVGTGLDSAVLDATVPAGLGVNASLLTVSERRGEAVDPNPGYTPPAQEVPPHLGSTPADLPPGVRPEVQEAVQGDGDPKNS
- a CDS encoding acetyl-CoA C-acetyltransferase, coding for MTNIVITAARRTPIGSFLGSLADVPAADLGVTVARAVLEGVNSDDVADVIVGNVLQAGQGMNVARQVAVKAGLPEHVPGLTVNRVCGSGLQAVISAVQGLRSGDGKLYLAGGTESMSRSPHLLPRSRQGHRLGHAQLVDSMLSEGLTDAFHDVHMGVTAENIAQRWNLTREEQDAFALDTQHRAAHAIEQGHFRAETVPVEVPGKKGPTLFDTDEYPRATTLEALAGLRSAFKKDGTVTAGNASGLNDGAAMLTVTTDEYAGANGLPVLAKIVSYAAIGVDPAIMGIGPARAVPIALEKAGMTLSDVDLLELNEAFASQSLAVIRDLGVDPERVNLTGGAIALGHPIGASGARVLTTLIHTLRREGKETGVASLCIGGGMGIAMVVRVR
- a CDS encoding DoxX family membrane protein, whose product is MTTTSIRTVHEPWLSRLLFADTRLAPLWAALRIYVGWQWLEAGWHKVTDPAWVGSGAGTAVGGFLRGALERAGGERPSVSGWYAWFIENVALPNATLFSYLVAFGEVAVGIALVLGLLTGIAAFFGGLMNANFLLAGTLSSNPLLFILATWLVLGWRVAGWWGLDRWVLPRLGVVSSPAPATRPAGGKAAGPS
- a CDS encoding acyl-CoA thioesterase; this encodes MARPTPETRAAYPHPHPTPTRWADNDVYGHVNNVTYYAYFDTAVNTYLASRGALDLREGEVIGLVVETGCAFFAPAAFPETLSVGVRVAHLGRSSVRYELAVFREGEDAACAQGHFVHVYVSRETRRPTELPDVFRAALEDLRVG
- a CDS encoding DoxX family protein — its product is MDPRPEAGRSPTPGLLALAALFVGAGVLHFLRPKPFDRIVPPWVPMPARTATLVSGAAEIAGGLGLLHPATRPGARLGLLALLVAVFPANVGMAWNAERFRPLPEWALWARLPLQPLLMWLVWRAGRPSYPTRRSSSAARKTSGSSVGRRVSRLT
- the dcd gene encoding dCTP deaminase gives rise to the protein MSILPDWRIRDLARAGMIEPFEDRLVRTAENGHVISYGLSSFGYDLRCADEWKVFTNAHGNTIVDPKAFDERAFIDIQAPQIIIPPNSFILARSVEYMRIPENVMVVALGKSTYARVGIVANVTPLEPGWEGHVTLEFSNTTPLPAKMYAFEGCVQLLFFEGERPEVTYGDRGGKYQKQTGVTLPRL
- a CDS encoding metallophosphoesterase family protein: MRVAVIGDVHGNAFALGAVLREVGEAAPDLVVNLGDQVEGSADPARAALMQADLAAAGALEVRGNNEEKLWPGGRRSPLSRLYGEWLEAHVDAVALARLAALPLSARALDGALFACHGTPQSPWDSLLWVWQPQEAGGGFYRARDPRELRALVEPLGAEVVLCGHTHRPGATRVGDTLVVNAGAVSDQVDGDPRARWTLLDLRRSGWTVEFRATPYDVEAAVRWSCAHTPFGDGQAALLRSGTFDVREG
- the wrbA gene encoding NAD(P)H:quinone oxidoreductase; translated protein: MTNPTPVRMTILYYSTYGTNHQMAEVAAEAAREAGAEVRVVKARETAPQEVVNSQDAWKAQQERTAHVPEATPADMENTDAIMISTPTRWGGSASQLRVFIDTLGGLWASGALADKTFSCMTSAQNPNGGQETTLQTLYVMAAHWGAIIVPPGYTDPAIFASGGNPYGASVTAGGQPLSEEDKASIRHQARRQVEITRKLKG